One genomic region from Lonchura striata isolate bLonStr1 chromosome 23, bLonStr1.mat, whole genome shotgun sequence encodes:
- the LOC144247426 gene encoding endogenous retrovirus group K member 8 Gag polyprotein-like: MLQTPLVSVSAAAPELQPQQMTPLYRQVPTEFTALQSAKVDWQDIRAELEKEKGLLQGSGNIMMPVNYDAQGQNPRWERLDRGAIKDLAKAIQDNGLSSPYFKQMLKSIFGMYDLTPYDLKYLATSVLTDTQALVWQKAWRRSLEELRARYQGGPNANLTMAQLAGDPPEDDPTQQAAVERQVSEEGAKPHLIKT, from the exons atgctgcagacgccattggtatcggtgagtgctgctgcaccagaactgcagccacaacagatgactccactctacaggcaagtacccactgaatttacagctttgcagagcgcaaaagtggactggcaggacattcgagcagagttggagaaagagaaaggtttattgcagggctcgggaaatataatgatgccagtgaactatgacgctcagggccaaaacccgagatgggaacGCCTGGAccgtggagcaatcaaagatttagctaaggccattcaggacaatgggttgtcatcaccatatttcaagcaaatgttaaaaagtatttttggaatgTATGATTTAACACCGtatgatcttaaatatcttgcaacatcagttcttacagacacccaagctctcGTGTGGCAGAAGgcatggaggagatccctggaggagctgagagccagataccagggcggGCCGAATgcgaacctcaccatggcgcagcttgctggtgatcctcctgaggacgatccaactcaacaggcg gcggtggagcggcaggtgagcGAGGAGGGAGCAAAACCACACCTGATCAAAA catga